The stretch of DNA TGCAAGTTAGCTATTCCAAGGTGTCGTTGTTTTGGACTTCCATCGTTTTCCTGTTTTCTATTTTCGCCCCCAAAAATGTCTGAGTCCTCTTTGGAATGTTCAAAAAGTAATTAGCGGTGGACATCACTCAGGGCAGAGGAATTCCACAAACTCTGGAAAGAGGTCAACAGCAAGTCTGGCCGGCCACTTGGGAGATTGGATGACAATGGCAAAAAAATGCCTCCCTAGATACCACTAGATCAGTGTTTGTTCACTTCAGCAGGACTCATAAAGCAGATTAAGCCTTGGACGTGTGTGACGCATGACCGGGCTTTCTGATAGGAAACTACTTCAAGGTTCAGTGAAAGATTATAGTCAGTTTGTCTCAAGAACATGACACTGATGTAATAAGGAAATTACAGTATATCCACAGCTAGTGTATTCTGCAGCATGCCAGGACGATGCTGTGATGTCTCTATCGAAATATCTTAACACAGATGATGCAACTGTTTACTCAACCCCCTCCAGTATCATATGATAAATGACCTCTTaggataaaataaatatttctcctTCCTGTTTATTCTTGCTCTGTAACTTATCATTTTCTCTCCTtcctttttacatttattctatTGTTCTTTCTGTTTGCATTTATTTCTCCAGCCCTTACTTCCACCTCTGTGTCCTTCATTCCTCCTCTACCAGTTTTCTCTGAAACACTTTTGCTTCCCTAACTTTAGTATAAATAATCATTTCTGTGTCGTCATCTCTCTGAAAACACTGCAGATTTCCCTCTTATTTCTGGTTTGTAAACTTCTTGATTGCTTCCTTATGCTCTTAAATCTACAGCCTCATAAAATCCCATTtgtcctctttctctgtctcagggTCAAGCGCGTCGGAGAAAGAACATGACAGAGTTCTTGGGTGACGCCAACATCCCGTCACCGGACTCTCTGGCCCAGCTCGGGGGATCTATACCCTCTCTTCCCCCAGGATTTGATAACCGAAAGATCCGGGCCACCAGCCGCTTCAGCGGCTTCTTCTTCCCCGGCGCTGGCAAGGTGAGAATCGATTATGCCTGACACACACTACAGGATCTTAAAAATCCTAAACAATCCCACTTAGAATGATATGTTTTACACTACACCATCTGCTCTGAATGAAACACGACACACTCTCAGATTGctcactcctgacagacagctCAAGATGTAATCAAACACAATGGATGGCAGTGAAACCATAACCCTAGCTTGGCTCTCATTGGTTTACAGTCTTTCAGGAATGATGTTAACATAACGTAATGTTTCATATTTACAAGTCACAATCGTGGCAGCCCTGACTGCACCGGGACTGGAGTATTTGTAGGAGTAAAGGTTGGATTCTGGACTCTCCACACCATAGGATAATGCGGGAAGATCATTATTTATGTTCACACTAAaatgaggagaggagaggagaggagaggagaggagagagagagagagagagagagagagagagagagagagagagatatgcaaGGCCATTCTGGTGAAATACCATTGTCCTGCACTTGTAGCTTTACAGATATAAATGGTGCACAAAAGAGAACGgttatgattgtggggaaatgctgttctctggtgTGTTTGTTCAGAAGCGTCACGTCATTTATGGTGGAACTGTATATTTTTAACTGAACATAAATTATTGGTTTTTGTACGTGgctaaaattaaaaagaaattgtattctgtttttgtattgtgtttttaatttcaaGAAATTAGCTCTGTTTCAGATTTAAAGTCTGTTCCATTTACAGATAAAATAtcacccacatatggagcatgaatagagcaatatcctcaacttggttcatgattttcaacattcgGAGGACTCTTTGTTGTCTAAGAATACTCCgtttttctgctgtgagcagagataGCCTAGCATTCCAGACAGTcttgagcatgcaaacagactggagaacagCAAGTGATGAGGAACATCCACTGAGTTTTATAAAAAGAGGTTTATGATTGGAATATTAAACGTCACCTTTAAATCTTGGACATCATCATCTGCCCAAGATTCCCCTATTTATTAATCCCTAAAATTTACCAACATTGTTTCTCAGCCTTGTATGTTTTCCCCCAGTCCACTCAGCTAAAGGGAAGCACATGTGGATCCACTTCCTGAAGGCTGGATAAGAGCAATAATGAACAGAAAGTGAAAGAAGAGCTGATGTCATGTTGCAATGAAGATTGTTAATTTACCAGGAGCAGTTTCTCGTAAATCTGCTGGGTGTTTTCCCCAGTCTCAGTTCCAGCAGTATCTGTGTGTTGATGTTTCATTTATCAGAACACTACCAGCTTCCTGGCCACTTACGAAATTTAGCTTCCTGCTCGGTTGTCCCTCGAGGGTCATGCGCAGTGGTGACGCAGATGTGAGGAGACAGTAGTTCTGAGGCCTTAGCTGCCATTTATCCACCATTTTGGGTTTATTCTCCATCTCCCTTTGCCTTCAGTGGGGCCTAATGCACTGAGAGACCAGACAGGGCACTGGCATCAAATCCCAGTGGGGCCTGTGACCCTGGTCTCCTAAAAGCAGGGGTTAACCAGGGCTGAACTGTAATTCACCCCACTGCATCAGGTCAGCTTATTAGGTTTGTTGCTAACCGCTATTGTCTAAGAGTGCTCAGTTCAAACAGCTCGTTTTTGTAAGTGGCTGAGCCTCTCAAAGCCTGGACAGTTGCATAATTAGCCACAGGTCCTCGGAAGAGCCCAGTCACAGAGGGATGGGATTTATCGGTGCATTCAAAAGAAGGGTCAGAGTTAAAGAGATCGTAAAACCACAGAGGCTTTGTCTTCTTATGAACAGCCAGACAGCCAGCCGCCCCGGCACGTTAACAAGATGGACCCTAGTGTTTGAAAAGTTGGATGAATTGCATAGTTATGTTTTATTTGTCTGATGTATACAGTGTGTAACTCATTATGCTCCTCTCTGTATGTTCTGCGGCAGGAGGTGGACCGTGTGGAGCTGCTGAATAATAGGCTGCAGATGTACACGTGCCATGGCCTGCCTAAGGTACATCCCCAACTCTCCTTCAACCAGGACTCCtgggaggaagaggaagaagaaccCAACCTTACGCTGGAGGAAAGCTGGCAACAGCTACTGGAAAACCCAGAGGTATATCTCCTTTCTCTTTTCCACTCAACTGCACAAAGTCACACAAAACTGCGTTGCATATAAAGCCATAGGGAGATTAAAGGAACACGAGGTCAGAGTGTGATTCactttttacagcactttcctgaaatcaaagcgggaggtgtttgtttttttgagggGTTGGGGGTTTTCTACCCCCCTCCAaaagttatatagtgcagtttctgcagtgttgagcttGGAGTAGCAACAGTTGAAGCTGGAACATTTTACAGACTAAAAAAACTAAGTGTATTATTGGGAGTAATGTCTAAGACTAAACCAATATCTAAGACTAAACTTTAGagctatggaaaaaaaaattcagacaaAATGGAAGCTGTAAAAATGACAAAGTATTGGCATCAAATAAGTGCTGAGTATTCTGTGCTATTTGTTCATGGGTTGACTGATGGATGACAATGTTTTGCAGACTCTGAGCAGACGCCAGTTCCACCAACAGGAGGCGATATGGGAACTTCTGCAAACTGAAGCCACATACATCAAGAAGCTGAAGGTTATCACGGATGTAGGTCCTACTTCATCAGTCTACcctctagaatttcttccccaCCTTTGTTGCTTAATCTGCACACTGTGTATTGTCTGTAAAGTAAAATACCATAATTAACACCAGTGAAAGCTCCCCCGGTGGAGCTCTGACCCAAAGCTGTGTTTGTATTCTGTGGTGCAGCTGTTCTTGAGTGGCCTGCTGAACCTGCAAGACTGTGGGCTTCTGTGTGAAGTGGAGCCAGCTAAGCTCTTCAGCAACATCCAGGACCTGGTGCGTGTGCACACAGCATTTTGGACTCAGGTCATGTTGCCAGCAGTGGAGCAGGCACGGAAAAACCAGACCATGCTGGACCCATCTGACCTGCTCTTGGGCTTCCAAACAGTGAGTTTtaacagagaggagagaacacTAATAGATCTTATAGTTCTGTCTAAATTAACACATTCACACGCATTAATGCACATGGGAgtttaacacattttttattgctAATTAATAATTTGACTGaatttggccacaacttcctcctatcatacacaaacacacacatagctcctcatTTGATCCACAACTGCACTGTAGCATTTAATTTCTCCATGAAATTTCCTGTATCCAATGCCAAAAGTGAGAGATTAGAATAAAGTAACAGTTTTAAAGCTGTGGTGACATCCATTCAGTGCTGCCATTTTTGGCCAGATCAGTAATTTCAGTGGGACTAAAAAGGTTAAATGAAGGTTAAATGAATTAAACAGTTTCCTCTTTCCAGTGCGTCATGCATAAACAAactacacatttatctccctcccaaaaTACAAGGAAGTGCTAGTGCTTTCAGCTTTACTCTTATGGTGACATTAGTAGTGATAGacattattaatataaacataattccattgtgttgatcttatccctttattttacatttaaatatacattattaaaagcttcaggCTGAAGAAGGGAATGTGTGataaatgtgtctttttcttATCTTACATATAATTTATAGGTAGATGTACATTGCCTGTCAAGCGTTGGAGTGCTAATGTGgacacaaacattttaataGCGTTAATAGCCTGtggtgtgtttacagtttgccTCCAGGTTCCAGCCCTACCTACGCTACTGCATGGAGGAGGAGAGCTGCATGGAGTACATGCGTACACTGCTGAGAGACAACGAGCTCTTCAAAATCTACATCACAGTGAGTTATTCCACCTTTATTATCAGCTGTAAAGGATTTCTTGGAACTAGGGCTTTAGTGTATATGAACCCTTTGATGTGAGAACTGCTGTGATTTAATGAAGTCCATCATCTTTATTTTCTCCTCAGTGGGCTGAGGGCAACAAGCAATGTAATCGCCTGAAACTGGCCGACATGCTGGTGAAGCCACACCAAAGACTGACCAAGTACCCACTGCTGCTCAAAACCATCCTGAAGAAAACTGATGACACTGCAGCCAGAGATGCTCTGCTCAGCATGGTGAGCACCCGTTATCTAAATACATTGTATGAGTGATGTAGCAACTGAGACTGTATGATGCTTAGTGTGTGACATTATCTCAGGTGGCATCTGTGGAGACCTTCATCAACAGCGTGGACTCCCAGATGCAGCAGAGGCAGGAGAAGCAGAAGCTGGCGGCTATTTCAGCTCGAGTAGAGAGCTACGAGGCGGTGGAGGGAAGCAGCGAGGAGGTGGAGAGGGTGAGCTGATTTGGTCTTTCTGACCTTCAAATTCCTTGTGTTGTTACACTGATATCTAATATGGAGTCTTCCTGGCACAGCATGTAAGAAACTGgactatgtaactttttgagGAGAGTAGGATACCACACCCAATTCACCCCTGctccctcttgatttcaggacagtgctgtaaaatgaattgcaatttgcaactgtagggggagcccaggagtaaaaacaacaaacattgCATCTACACCATTGTTCTCTATTAGCCGACAATGTATATTACATATGTAATCTTTCTTATTATTTCCAGTATCTAAGCatgttttctctgtctgtctcattcTCAGGCTCTGCGAGAGTTCAACCACATTGACCTGATGGCGCCTATGATCGACACTTCTCCAGAGGAGACCCGACAGCTCCACCTGGAGGGAGCTCTTCGCATGAAAGAAGGCAAAGACAGCAGGGTGAGGAGATGCAGGACTTTAAAGCAGTGCTTTTAGACTTAGAGTTGAGTGATTTTGTTTAGAACTAAATCATGCCTGCCACTACAGAATGTGTACAAGGTGGTGGGTTTAATTGGGCCTGGAGATTAGCTATTGGGCCAATGTCCCACTGTGTGACGACCTGATTTTAGGCTCTGAGTTTGACATACCTGCTTATGCTCTATAGATGGACGTCTACTGCTTCTTATTCACTGACCTCCTGCTCATCACTAAACCAGTGAAGCGCTTAGAGAAAGTGAAAGTGATCAGACAGCCTCTGCTCATTCATAACATTGTGTGCAAGGAGCTCAAAGACCCAGGttagtacacaaacacacacacagacactcacatagATAACTGTGACACGACTACTTTCCTAAGGACTTAAGGACACATAGATAAGTGCTAAATAGCGTAAAGCAATACTTGGCTGTAGTGATGCCTCTTTCCCAGGGACTTACAAGGCACTTACTGCACAGTATTCAACCAAAGCATACCTCCTTGTTTCCCcacttatttaacattttattggtGCTACTGACCATATAGGTGTAGTTTGTAGTGCTACAGTTACCGACTGTAgtttatctgttgctctgcatactttagtAGCCCACTTTCTCCCATCTTCTTTAATGGTCAAAACCATCATAGGACCACAAAAgtgcaggtattatttgggaggTTTATCATTCTCAGCTCCACATTCGCAGTAACATGATGATGGTGCGTTAGCATGTTGCATtggtttgagtggatcagacaaagcaatgctgctggacttggaaaaatggacaatgagtgcagaaacaagaagGTTTTAACATTTCGACTGATtggtttatatttattcatatcaGAATGTTCATTTACGTCAATCCTTTTGTGAAATATCTTTTGTCATCTTACAGTTACTAAATTCAGTGCTTATGCGTGTCTTGTGAATTCCTTGCATTGCCCAACAAAACATCAAGCAATCAGAATGAGGCATTGCtgaagattatttatttatatacatacgTAAATTAAGATTCAGATGGATAATGGTAATGATGAATTATGGTGACTGTGTAATAAATCCCCTAATGCTGCCCTTATGTTTGTATCCCCTCCTAGGCTCTTTTGTCCTCATCTACCTCAATGAGTTCAAAAGTGCAGTGGCTGCCTACTCTTTCCAGGCCAACAGCACCTCCCAGGGGCGAAGTTGGATAGATGCGATCTGCAAGGTGCAGGTGTGTGCTTTGAACCATTAGACTCTACAGGCCTCCATAATAACAAGCTACATGTTTGCTTAGCTAATGTTCAGCCATTGCTGAGAATGCTGATTGGATTTGGAGACTGAAGGGCAACTGTCCTGATTCgaggtgtgtttattttatagaAACAGCTCCAGCGGCTGCGATCTGAAGAGGCTCGGCGGCAGCAGGCCGGACTTAAACAGAGActagaggaggaagaggatggaggaggagaggaaagcTGTAACTCCACTGCAAGCTCCCCACGCCTCAGGGACAAGGAACAGCATAATGCAGGGTATGCTTGTGTCTGTAGGTTGGAAATGTTTCAGGGTAAAAGCCTGATCTGAAACATGTTAACTTAAATTGAGACTGTGAAATGCTTTGGAGTACatgattttattgttattgcacAGCAGGGCATTGATATAGATCCACATTTATGTCActgaacagacacacacattttaaaaatgctttattatattacaaataatacatattaagttactactactactactgcacTCCCACTGCCACCATTTTGGTTCCTTTTGGACCCAAGCCCACGTTTCTATACTTTAAGTCATGGCTGTCCCCTGAAGAGCAGTGGAGAATAAAACAGTTATTGGTTTTCCatgcttttaaatattaatataatgatTATATGGAATGTTGAGTACTTAAATTAGTGGTTAGTGCAGATCTTGAACCAGTTTGTGTATTTCAAAATTTGGTGTATGCTTATAAGAGACACCACCATTTCATATTTACTTCATATTTACAAATGCATTAACATACCCTTGTTTTTCCTCAGAAACTCAGACGGCTCAACTGAGACATTGTCAGTGGTGGAAATGGAGGATTCTGGTGCATCCTCAGACACTCCGGTTCTTTGTGCTGACCCTGGTGGGTCCCCTAATGAAACCCCCTTTAGCATTCCCATAATTTGTGAACCTGAGCAAGGTCAGGACGCTGCAGAGACAGACCCCTTGGAGGGCTCGGAGCTGGACCCCCAGTACCGTTCTCTCTCCATGGATAGTGCCTATGGCACACTCTCCCCCGAGTCCCTGCTGGAGCTGCAGAACCGAGCAGCTGCCAGCGAGGAGGAGAGCACAGAGGAGGATGGAGAAGCTGAGGAAAGAGGTGAGGGagcagtggaggaggaggaggagagagggagaacatCGGCAGAGGATGTGGTGACTGAAGAAGGAgaggaggaaggagaagaggatGAGGGGGATGATGAGAGCCCATCTGGGTCTCAGCTTTCAGTGGCGCACCGGTTAAAGCTCAGGCGACGCCCTCCTGTCAATTTCCGCCTGCAGAACCTGAAGAGAATGGCGTTCAAGTGCCGGTCTGAGGACAACCTGCTGCAGCGCATCCACGGCGAGAACAATCACGACAGCGCTCAGGTTACAACGGTAGGGGACATAATTTGATGTTGTTAGTTTATTGCTACTCTTCTTGTAATTTGCCTTGTATTCAATTAAAATCAAAACTTTAACGTGACATAAGTCAGTATGAGTTTGCATTATACAGAGACGCTTTACATTAAAGGTGACATGTTCTTAACAAAGAAATTTAACATCTGTGAAATGCTT from Hoplias malabaricus isolate fHopMal1 chromosome 5, fHopMal1.hap1, whole genome shotgun sequence encodes:
- the plekhg5b gene encoding pleckstrin homology domain-containing family G member 5 isoform X2 — its product is MVPNKWTMNPALHKSPPRSWLGIRLRLHEKPAQEEEECVCQHPDCTERRRASKVCHHPDCQDLNSKSPLHLCESCDSRCHLDEADNMHFDRHPRFDLQPQGSILARNVSTRSCPPRTSPPSDMEEEDGGGTERGERKTGGMKLRRKDRRRYTDDPSKECFTLKFDLNVDIDTEIVPAVKKKTLREVLGPVFERKGIELSRVDLFLDQSNTPLSLHFEAYPFGGHYIKVKARPGDELKVEQGVKDLRSLSLPNMKNTGGGSPYILAPTNDKIEHGSLSRRESVDILGQARRRKNMTEFLGDANIPSPDSLAQLGGSIPSLPPGFDNRKIRATSRFSGFFFPGAGKEVDRVELLNNRLQMYTCHGLPKVHPQLSFNQDSWEEEEEEPNLTLEESWQQLLENPETLSRRQFHQQEAIWELLQTEATYIKKLKVITDLFLSGLLNLQDCGLLCEVEPAKLFSNIQDLVRVHTAFWTQVMLPAVEQARKNQTMLDPSDLLLGFQTFASRFQPYLRYCMEEESCMEYMRTLLRDNELFKIYITWAEGNKQCNRLKLADMLVKPHQRLTKYPLLLKTILKKTDDTAARDALLSMVASVETFINSVDSQMQQRQEKQKLAAISARVESYEAVEGSSEEVERALREFNHIDLMAPMIDTSPEETRQLHLEGALRMKEGKDSRMDVYCFLFTDLLLITKPVKRLEKVKVIRQPLLIHNIVCKELKDPGSFVLIYLNEFKSAVAAYSFQANSTSQGRSWIDAICKVQKQLQRLRSEEARRQQAGLKQRLEEEEDGGGEESCNSTASSPRLRDKEQHNAGNSDGSTETLSVVEMEDSGASSDTPVLCADPGGSPNETPFSIPIICEPEQGQDAAETDPLEGSELDPQYRSLSMDSAYGTLSPESLLELQNRAAASEEESTEEDGEAEERGEGAVEEEEERGRTSAEDVVTEEGEEEGEEDEGDDESPSGSQLSVAHRLKLRRRPPVNFRLQNLKRMAFKCRSEDNLLQRIHGENNHDSAQVTTPTNTEVSANRHGSKMAEGLAYSKSMTELTPADSTPRQIDRERSESQRLSCSLPASVFQDTLRRVKSRHSQKESMGLTGSDGELESSRGSEDEAHSGKKLQQHKKLTLAQLYRIRTTLVLNSTLTAS
- the plekhg5b gene encoding pleckstrin homology domain-containing family G member 5 isoform X1, encoding MVPNKWTMNPALHKSPPRSWLGIRLRLHEKPAQEEEECVCQHPDCTERRRASKVCHHPDCQDLNSKSPLHLCESCDSRCHLDEADNMHFDRHPRFDLQPQGSILARNVSTRSCPPRTSPPSDMEEEDGGGTERGERKTGGMKLRRKDRRRYTDDPSKECFTLKFDLNVDIDTEIVPAVKKKTLREVLGPVFERKGIELSRVDLFLDQSNTPLSLHFEAYPFGGHYIKVKARPGDELKVEQGVKDLRSLSLPNMKNTGGGSPYILAPTNDKIEHGSLSRRESVDILGQARRRKNMTEFLGDANIPSPDSLAQLGGSIPSLPPGFDNRKIRATSRFSGFFFPGAGKEVDRVELLNNRLQMYTCHGLPKVHPQLSFNQDSWEEEEEEPNLTLEESWQQLLENPETLSRRQFHQQEAIWELLQTEATYIKKLKVITDLFLSGLLNLQDCGLLCEVEPAKLFSNIQDLVRVHTAFWTQVMLPAVEQARKNQTMLDPSDLLLGFQTFASRFQPYLRYCMEEESCMEYMRTLLRDNELFKIYITWAEGNKQCNRLKLADMLVKPHQRLTKYPLLLKTILKKTDDTAARDALLSMVASVETFINSVDSQMQQRQEKQKLAAISARVESYEAVEGSSEEVERALREFNHIDLMAPMIDTSPEETRQLHLEGALRMKEGKDSRMDVYCFLFTDLLLITKPVKRLEKVKVIRQPLLIHNIVCKELKDPGSFVLIYLNEFKSAVAAYSFQANSTSQGRSWIDAICKVQKQLQRLRSEEARRQQAGLKQRLEEEEDGGGEESCNSTASSPRLRDKEQHNAGNSDGSTETLSVVEMEDSGASSDTPVLCADPGGSPNETPFSIPIICEPEQGQDAAETDPLEGSELDPQYRSLSMDSAYGTLSPESLLELQNRAAASEEESTEEDGEAEERGEGAVEEEEERGRTSAEDVVTEEGEEEGEEDEGDDESPSGSQLSVAHRLKLRRRPPVNFRLQNLKRMAFKCRSEDNLLQRIHGENNHDSAQVTTPTNTEVSANRHGSKMAEGLAYSKSMTELTPADSTPRQIDRERSESQRLSCSLPASVFQDTLRRVKSRHSQKESMGLTGSDGELESSRGSEDEAHSGKKLQQHKKLTLAQLYRIRTTLVLNSTLTASEV
- the plekhg5b gene encoding pleckstrin homology domain-containing family G member 5 isoform X3, whose amino-acid sequence is MHSYNLNCSPQHSWGARTHVFLCLPQVCHHPDCQDLNSKSPLHLCESCDSRCHLDEADNMHFDRHPRFDLQPQGSILARNVSTRSCPPRTSPPSDMEEEDGGGTERGERKTGGMKLRRKDRRRYTDDPSKECFTLKFDLNVDIDTEIVPAVKKKTLREVLGPVFERKGIELSRVDLFLDQSNTPLSLHFEAYPFGGHYIKVKARPGDELKVEQGVKDLRSLSLPNMKNTGGGSPYILAPTNDKIEHGSLSRRESVDILGQARRRKNMTEFLGDANIPSPDSLAQLGGSIPSLPPGFDNRKIRATSRFSGFFFPGAGKEVDRVELLNNRLQMYTCHGLPKVHPQLSFNQDSWEEEEEEPNLTLEESWQQLLENPETLSRRQFHQQEAIWELLQTEATYIKKLKVITDLFLSGLLNLQDCGLLCEVEPAKLFSNIQDLVRVHTAFWTQVMLPAVEQARKNQTMLDPSDLLLGFQTFASRFQPYLRYCMEEESCMEYMRTLLRDNELFKIYITWAEGNKQCNRLKLADMLVKPHQRLTKYPLLLKTILKKTDDTAARDALLSMVASVETFINSVDSQMQQRQEKQKLAAISARVESYEAVEGSSEEVERALREFNHIDLMAPMIDTSPEETRQLHLEGALRMKEGKDSRMDVYCFLFTDLLLITKPVKRLEKVKVIRQPLLIHNIVCKELKDPGSFVLIYLNEFKSAVAAYSFQANSTSQGRSWIDAICKVQKQLQRLRSEEARRQQAGLKQRLEEEEDGGGEESCNSTASSPRLRDKEQHNAGNSDGSTETLSVVEMEDSGASSDTPVLCADPGGSPNETPFSIPIICEPEQGQDAAETDPLEGSELDPQYRSLSMDSAYGTLSPESLLELQNRAAASEEESTEEDGEAEERGEGAVEEEEERGRTSAEDVVTEEGEEEGEEDEGDDESPSGSQLSVAHRLKLRRRPPVNFRLQNLKRMAFKCRSEDNLLQRIHGENNHDSAQVTTPTNTEVSANRHGSKMAEGLAYSKSMTELTPADSTPRQIDRERSESQRLSCSLPASVFQDTLRRVKSRHSQKESMGLTGSDGELESSRGSEDEAHSGKKLQQHKKLTLAQLYRIRTTLVLNSTLTASEV
- the plekhg5b gene encoding pleckstrin homology domain-containing family G member 5 isoform X4, producing the protein MHFDRHPRFDLQPQGSILARNVSTRSCPPRTSPPSDMEEEDGGGTERGERKTGGMKLRRKDRRRYTDDPSKECFTLKFDLNVDIDTEIVPAVKKKTLREVLGPVFERKGIELSRVDLFLDQSNTPLSLHFEAYPFGGHYIKVKARPGDELKVEQGVKDLRSLSLPNMKNTGGGSPYILAPTNDKIEHGSLSRRESVDILGQARRRKNMTEFLGDANIPSPDSLAQLGGSIPSLPPGFDNRKIRATSRFSGFFFPGAGKEVDRVELLNNRLQMYTCHGLPKVHPQLSFNQDSWEEEEEEPNLTLEESWQQLLENPETLSRRQFHQQEAIWELLQTEATYIKKLKVITDLFLSGLLNLQDCGLLCEVEPAKLFSNIQDLVRVHTAFWTQVMLPAVEQARKNQTMLDPSDLLLGFQTFASRFQPYLRYCMEEESCMEYMRTLLRDNELFKIYITWAEGNKQCNRLKLADMLVKPHQRLTKYPLLLKTILKKTDDTAARDALLSMVASVETFINSVDSQMQQRQEKQKLAAISARVESYEAVEGSSEEVERALREFNHIDLMAPMIDTSPEETRQLHLEGALRMKEGKDSRMDVYCFLFTDLLLITKPVKRLEKVKVIRQPLLIHNIVCKELKDPGSFVLIYLNEFKSAVAAYSFQANSTSQGRSWIDAICKVQKQLQRLRSEEARRQQAGLKQRLEEEEDGGGEESCNSTASSPRLRDKEQHNAGNSDGSTETLSVVEMEDSGASSDTPVLCADPGGSPNETPFSIPIICEPEQGQDAAETDPLEGSELDPQYRSLSMDSAYGTLSPESLLELQNRAAASEEESTEEDGEAEERGEGAVEEEEERGRTSAEDVVTEEGEEEGEEDEGDDESPSGSQLSVAHRLKLRRRPPVNFRLQNLKRMAFKCRSEDNLLQRIHGENNHDSAQVTTPTNTEVSANRHGSKMAEGLAYSKSMTELTPADSTPRQIDRERSESQRLSCSLPASVFQDTLRRVKSRHSQKESMGLTGSDGELESSRGSEDEAHSGKKLQQHKKLTLAQLYRIRTTLVLNSTLTASEV